From Fusarium fujikuroi IMI 58289 draft genome, chromosome FFUJ_chr07, a single genomic window includes:
- a CDS encoding probable UGA1-4-aminobutyrate aminotransferase (GABA transaminase) has translation MSAFRAGMAARPAVQTARAAACRSFATSRSMRMAAVSEKTFFAGEPEAPTVKTAIPGPKTKSHMDELTKVFDTRSANMLVDYTKSKGNYIADPDGNVLLDVFAQIASIAVGYNNPALLKAASSPEMVNAIVNRPALGAFPSHDWADLLKSSLLTVAPKGLDNVFTAMAGSDANETAYKAAFMWRRQQERGGPEVDFSTKELDSAMDNHAPGSPDLSILSFKTGFHGRLFGSLSTTRSKAIHKVDIPAFDWPQATFPKLKYPLEENVEENKKIEQASLDEVEHLIKSWHLPPCAVVVEPVQSEGGDNHASPDFFRKLRALTKKHNILLIVDEVQTGIGATGKFWAHEHWNLETPPDIVTFSKKAQAAGFYYGDPAIRPNKPYRQFNTWMGDPARAILFKAIVDEINKNDLVNHTARVGDRLFKDLESLSKKYPGQIENLRGKGQGTFIAFDSPKRDQFLAEAKKLGVNIGGSGASAVRLRPMLIFQQKHADILVDTIEKIVKQ, from the exons ATGTCAGCTTTCCGCGCTGGCATGGCCGCCCGCCCTGCTGTTCAAACTGCCCGAGCTGCAGCTTGCCGCTCTTTCGCTACTTCGCGCAGTATGCGGATGGCTGCCGTTTCTGAGAAGACGTTCTTTGCTGGCGAGCCAGAGGCTCCTACGGTCAAGACAGCTATTCCTGGCCCTAAGACCAAGAGCCATATGGATGAGCTCACCAAGGTCTTTGATACTCGTAGCGCAAACATGCTTGTCGACTacaccaagagcaagggcaACTACATTGCCGACCCCGATGGCAACGTGCTTCTCGATGT CTTTGCTCAGATTGCTTCAATTGCAGTCGGCTATAACAACCCTGCCCTTCTCAAGGCCGCCTCCAGCCCCGAGATGGTGAACGCCATTGTCAACCGGCCTGCCCTTGGAGCCTTCCCCTCTCACGACTGGGCCGATCTTCTCAAGTCCAGTCTTCTCACTGTTGCTCCAAAGGGTCTGGATAATGTCTTCACTGCCATGGCTGGCTCGGATGCGAACGAGACTGCCTACAAGGCCGCCTTTATGTGGCGCCGACAGCAGGAGCGTGGTGGCCCTGAGGTTGATTTCAGCACCAAGGAACTTGACAGTGCTATGGATAACCATGCCCCTGGAAGCCCTGATCTTTCTATTCTTTCTTTCAAGACCGGCTTCCACGGTCGTCTCTTTGGATCGCTTTCTACTACCCGCTCCAAGGCTATCCATAAGGTCGACATCCCTGCTTTCGATTGGCCTCAAGCGACTTTCCCCAAGCTCAAATATCCTCTCGAGGAGAACGTggaggagaacaagaagatcgagcAGGCTAGTCTCGATGAAGTCGAGCACCTTATTAAGAGCTGGCACCTGCCTCCTTGCGCCGTTGTCGTCGAGCCGGTCCAGAGTGAAGGTGGTGATAACCACGCTTCGCCAGACTTCTTCCGCAAGCTGCGAGCCCTGACCAAGAAACATAACATTCTACTTATTGTCGACGAAGTCCAAACTGGTATCGGGGCTACTGGCAAGTTCTGGGCTCATGAGCACTGGAACCTCGAGACACCCCCTGATATCGTGACCTTCTCCAAGAAGGCTCAAGCTGCCGGTTTCTACTATGGCGACCCTGCTATCCGTCCCAACAAGCCCTACAGACAGTTCAACACATGGATGGGTGACCCTGCTCGCGCCATCCTCTTCAAAGCCATTGTTGACGAAATCAACAAGAACGACCTCGTCAACCACACCGCGCGAGTTGGTGATCGCCTCTTCAAGGACCTCGAGTCTCTTAGCAAGAAGTACCCCGGTCAGATCGAGAACCTCCGTGGCAAGGGTCAAGGTACATTCATTGCCTTTGACAGCCCCAAGCGTGACCAGTTCCTAGCAGAGGCCAAGAAACTGGGTGTGAACATCGGTGGTAGCGGCGCCAGCGCCGTTCGTCTGCGACCTATGCTCATCTTCCAGCAGAAGCACGCTGATATCCTTGTGGACACAATTGAGAAGATTGTTAAGCAGTAA